A single Bacillus sp. HMF5848 DNA region contains:
- the lepA gene encoding translation elongation factor 4: protein MSNREARLKRQEKIRNFSIIAHIDHGKSTLADRILEKTSALTQREMKNQLLDSMDLERERGITIKLNAVQLKYKAKDGEEYIFHLIDTPGHVDFTYEVSRSLAACEGAVLVVDAAQGIEAQTLANVYLALDNDLEILPVINKIDLPAAEPERVRQEIEDVIGLDASEAVLASAKAGIGIEEILEQVVQKVPAPTGDPEAPLKALIFDSLYDPYRGVVAYIRVVEGTVKIGDKVKMMATGKEFEVTELGVFTPKALLQDELTVGDVGFLTASIKNVSDTRVGDTITSAYKGATEPLPGYRKLNPMVFCGLYPIDTAKYNDLRDALEKLELNDAALQFEPETSQALGFGFRCGFLGLLHMEIIQERIEREFKIDLITTAPSVIYNIFLTDGEELRVDNPSNMPDPQKIERVEEPYVKATMMVPNDYVGAVMELCQNKRGNFINMQYLDANRVSIIYDMPLSEIVYDFFDQLKSSTKGYASFDYELIGYKPSKLVKMDILLNAEKVDALSFIVHRDAAYDRGKVIVDKLKELIPRQQFEVPIQAAIGQKIVARSTIKSMGKNVLAKCYGGDISRKRKLLEKQKEGKKRMKSVGSVEVPQEAFMAVLRMDDNNSNK, encoded by the coding sequence ATGAGTAATCGTGAAGCACGATTAAAACGACAAGAAAAAATACGTAACTTTTCAATTATAGCTCATATAGACCATGGTAAATCAACACTAGCTGATCGTATTTTAGAAAAAACATCTGCTCTCACACAACGTGAGATGAAGAATCAGTTGCTTGATTCAATGGATTTAGAGCGTGAACGCGGTATTACTATCAAATTAAATGCAGTGCAGTTAAAGTACAAAGCTAAAGATGGAGAAGAATACATTTTTCATTTAATAGATACACCGGGGCATGTCGACTTCACTTATGAAGTATCCCGTAGCTTAGCGGCTTGTGAAGGAGCTGTGCTAGTTGTAGATGCTGCACAAGGTATTGAAGCGCAAACGTTAGCTAATGTGTATTTAGCATTAGACAACGATTTAGAAATATTACCTGTAATTAATAAAATCGATTTACCGGCTGCAGAGCCAGAGCGAGTACGTCAAGAGATTGAAGATGTCATTGGTTTAGATGCGTCTGAAGCAGTATTGGCCTCAGCAAAAGCTGGGATTGGTATTGAAGAAATTTTAGAACAAGTTGTGCAGAAGGTTCCAGCGCCTACAGGCGACCCTGAAGCGCCACTAAAAGCTTTGATCTTCGATTCGTTGTATGACCCTTACCGTGGGGTAGTAGCTTATATTCGTGTAGTCGAAGGTACTGTTAAAATTGGCGACAAAGTAAAAATGATGGCAACAGGTAAAGAGTTTGAAGTAACAGAATTGGGAGTATTCACGCCAAAAGCATTGTTACAAGATGAATTGACTGTTGGTGACGTTGGATTTTTAACAGCCTCAATTAAAAATGTGTCTGATACACGTGTGGGGGATACTATTACAAGTGCCTACAAGGGTGCAACAGAACCGTTGCCGGGATATCGTAAATTAAACCCAATGGTATTCTGTGGATTGTATCCAATTGATACTGCCAAATACAACGATTTGCGTGACGCTCTAGAAAAGCTAGAGTTGAATGATGCCGCACTGCAGTTTGAGCCTGAAACGTCACAAGCGTTAGGCTTTGGTTTCAGATGTGGATTCCTTGGGTTATTGCATATGGAAATCATCCAAGAGCGAATCGAACGCGAATTCAAAATCGACTTAATCACAACAGCTCCAAGTGTTATTTATAATATCTTCTTAACCGATGGCGAGGAGTTGCGTGTAGATAATCCGTCGAATATGCCGGATCCTCAGAAAATTGAAAGAGTTGAAGAACCGTATGTTAAAGCGACTATGATGGTGCCTAATGATTATGTAGGTGCTGTCATGGAGTTGTGTCAAAATAAACGTGGTAATTTTATCAATATGCAATATCTAGATGCTAATCGCGTGAGTATTATATACGACATGCCGCTTTCAGAAATAGTCTATGACTTTTTTGATCAGCTTAAATCAAGCACAAAAGGCTATGCATCGTTTGATTATGAACTAATCGGCTATAAGCCATCTAAGCTTGTGAAAATGGATATTCTGTTAAATGCTGAAAAAGTGGATGCACTTTCATTTATTGTTCACAGAGATGCAGCGTATGATCGTGGGAAAGTTATTGTTGATAAACTTAAGGAGTTAATCCCACGTCAACAATTTGAGGTGCCAATACAAGCAGCGATTGGACAAAAAATTGTGGCGCGTTCTACGATTAAATCGATGGGTAAAAATGTTCTTGCGAAATGTTACGGCGGTGACATTTCTCGTAAACGTAAGCTTTTAGAAAAGCAAAAAGAAGGTAAAAAGCGTATGAAATCTGTTGGTTCGGTCGAAGTGCCGCAAGAAGCGTTCATGGCTGTATTGCGAATGGATGATAATAACTCAAACAAGTAA
- a CDS encoding YqxA family protein — MVKFLLKTLLVVTILFVGVILGMQQANVGLKKMKGYDDPTLQSALRVELNNNGDYEANVLGRQITSHDISEKKQQLEEMRAFNFFSMLGKKLSAIMTNAFQAVGNLLASLFEILVNKIT; from the coding sequence ATGGTGAAGTTTTTATTAAAGACCTTACTCGTTGTTACTATATTATTTGTCGGAGTTATTTTAGGCATGCAGCAAGCCAATGTTGGGTTGAAAAAGATGAAGGGTTATGATGACCCTACTTTACAGAGTGCTTTACGAGTGGAGTTAAACAACAATGGTGATTATGAAGCCAATGTACTTGGGCGGCAAATTACAAGTCATGATATATCTGAAAAAAAACAACAGTTAGAAGAAATGCGTGCGTTTAATTTTTTTTCTATGCTTGGCAAAAAGCTTTCTGCCATCATGACAAATGCTTTTCAAGCTGTTGGTAACTTATTAGCATCACTTTTTGAAATACTTGTAAATAAAATCACATAA
- a CDS encoding DNA internalization-related competence protein ComEC/Rec2, producing the protein MRGYVIYLTLAVCVSIWATYNPSFLPICAAILLLLFIKWRLPKKAALCIIIAILISVGYMTLQEDGHVTKLDEKTTFITGIVYSVPENQSNSISFVIKDSYTKEKLMYRFYTQSENEHESIKKLVSTGNICEFKGSLKPPSNSRNPNSFNYREYLYHQSIYWEFIGTSLPSSCYPSSHNIHFLILSARQHAISHIHSVFSEEVAPIIQALLFGYRENLAKETINAYEALGIVHILAISGLHINIIFGVSFYAMIRIGATRQNAAVILCFLLPVYAALAGGAPSVLRATIMMMLVLLSYITKQKWFTVLDSVSIACLIILVNNPYTLFQIGFQLSFVVTICLILTMSSVKCKHPFVILLYVSAIAQISSLPIITFYFYKISLISLLMNMIFVPIFSLLILPISWISFIVSFVHPFLGNLIALLLQLILYGSNILLFKAVQVPGINVVLGKPYMAVIFAYGFCIIYLFVCIEQNNTKKSICGVLLLVTLLTIHANQYKLNPFGYVYMLDVGQGDCIVISLPYRKAVYVLDTGGSLAFTQARSDFDVGEKIVTPFLQSIGVRKIDKLIISHGDYDHAGSYSSIMKCFKVETVLIGETAQYSVLEQNIIHDASFVEIGGAGDYWKVGNNSFVILAPFGTEQDENEGSLVIYATLGGKAWLFTGDIPESQEKALLQHYPLLRADVLKVAHHGSKTSTSAAFLERIMPTYALISVGRHNLYNHPNRDVLKRLRNSDTTILRTDLNGAIVYRYVRKKGVFFWMNDKEATN; encoded by the coding sequence ATGAGAGGATATGTAATTTATTTAACTCTCGCCGTGTGTGTGAGTATATGGGCAACGTATAATCCGTCCTTTTTACCCATATGTGCTGCTATATTGTTGCTTTTATTTATAAAATGGCGGCTTCCTAAAAAAGCCGCTTTATGTATTATTATAGCTATTTTAATTAGTGTCGGATACATGACCTTACAAGAGGATGGTCATGTAACAAAGTTGGATGAGAAAACAACTTTTATAACTGGCATTGTGTATTCTGTTCCGGAAAATCAATCAAACTCCATTTCATTTGTTATAAAAGATAGTTATACAAAAGAAAAGCTAATGTATAGGTTTTATACTCAAAGTGAAAATGAACATGAGAGTATAAAAAAATTAGTATCAACAGGTAATATTTGTGAGTTTAAAGGTTCTTTGAAACCTCCAAGTAATTCTCGAAATCCTAATAGCTTTAATTATCGCGAATATTTATATCATCAGTCAATATATTGGGAATTTATCGGAACCTCTCTACCTTCATCATGTTACCCTTCCTCTCATAATATTCATTTCTTAATTCTTTCGGCAAGACAGCATGCAATCTCACATATACATAGTGTGTTCTCGGAAGAAGTGGCCCCAATTATACAAGCTTTGCTATTTGGTTATCGAGAGAATCTAGCTAAAGAAACTATTAATGCGTATGAAGCTTTAGGCATTGTCCATATTTTGGCGATATCAGGGCTACACATTAACATTATTTTCGGCGTAAGCTTTTATGCAATGATTCGTATTGGTGCAACAAGGCAAAACGCAGCCGTTATTTTATGTTTTCTCTTGCCAGTTTATGCAGCTTTAGCTGGTGGAGCTCCGTCGGTGTTACGAGCTACTATAATGATGATGCTGGTTTTATTAAGTTACATTACAAAGCAAAAGTGGTTTACAGTGCTCGACAGTGTTAGTATTGCATGTTTGATTATTCTTGTTAACAACCCGTATACCCTTTTTCAAATCGGGTTTCAGCTGTCGTTTGTTGTTACCATTTGTTTAATTTTAACTATGTCATCTGTTAAATGTAAGCATCCCTTCGTTATACTCCTCTACGTGTCTGCTATTGCTCAGATCAGTTCATTGCCAATAATAACGTTCTATTTTTATAAAATATCGTTAATTTCCCTTCTCATGAACATGATTTTTGTGCCAATATTCTCTTTGCTTATTTTGCCTATAAGTTGGATTAGTTTTATAGTGAGCTTTGTTCATCCTTTTTTAGGAAACTTAATAGCTTTGTTGCTCCAACTTATTTTATATGGTAGCAATATTTTATTATTTAAGGCTGTTCAAGTTCCAGGTATTAATGTGGTGCTGGGCAAACCGTATATGGCTGTCATATTTGCATATGGGTTTTGTATTATTTATCTATTTGTGTGTATTGAACAAAATAATACAAAGAAATCCATATGCGGAGTGTTATTGCTAGTTACTTTGCTGACAATTCATGCTAATCAATACAAATTAAATCCTTTTGGATATGTATATATGCTTGATGTTGGGCAAGGAGATTGCATTGTAATATCTTTGCCGTATCGTAAAGCAGTGTATGTACTTGATACGGGAGGTTCGTTAGCATTTACTCAAGCAAGATCAGACTTTGATGTTGGGGAAAAGATCGTTACGCCTTTTTTACAATCAATTGGTGTGCGAAAAATTGATAAACTTATCATTTCTCACGGAGATTATGATCATGCAGGCTCATATTCATCTATTATGAAATGTTTTAAGGTCGAAACAGTATTAATAGGGGAGACCGCGCAGTATTCAGTACTTGAACAAAATATTATTCATGACGCATCGTTTGTAGAAATCGGAGGTGCAGGCGATTATTGGAAAGTGGGAAATAATTCGTTTGTTATTTTAGCTCCATTCGGGACCGAGCAAGATGAAAATGAGGGATCTCTCGTCATATATGCAACTTTAGGAGGGAAGGCTTGGTTGTTTACAGGAGATATCCCTGAAAGTCAAGAAAAAGCGTTGCTTCAGCATTATCCCTTGCTACGAGCAGATGTGTTGAAGGTTGCTCATCATGGCAGTAAAACCTCTACCAGTGCCGCTTTTTTAGAGCGGATAATGCCAACGTATGCTTTAATATCGGTTGGACGTCATAACTTGTATAATCATCCAAACAGGGATGTTCTTAAGAGGCTAAGGAATAGTGACACTACAATACTAAGGACTGATCTAAATGGTGCTATAGTGTATCGATATGTACGTAAAAAAGGTGTTTTTTTCTGGATGAATGATAAAGAGGCTACAAACTAG
- the holA gene encoding DNA polymerase III subunit delta — MIKVSKKQLSSLYFLYGKDEFLLHESEKKIIQASLSAEEKELNLAIYDMDETPVQVAVEDAETLPFFGERRVVIIRNPYFLTAEKKKEKLEHNIQVLEQYIQTPSPFTIVIIVAPYEKLDERKKIVKALKKQAVLYEAKPMQERDMIHWVEDKLSHNNIQAEKQALSLLLEMTGGDMALIANEVDKLSLYLGEQGILTSSIVKQLVARTLEQDIFTLINEVVHLRLPHALEIFYDLLRRNEKPFIILLMIAGQFRLIFQVKTLAKAGYGQAQIASKLRVHPFRVKLAAEQSHQFSEQQLQQIIQHLAEADYNMKTGAMDEQVIVELFLMKLANRSAVS, encoded by the coding sequence ATGATTAAAGTATCAAAAAAACAGTTGTCATCATTATACTTCTTATATGGAAAAGATGAATTTCTTTTACATGAAAGTGAAAAGAAAATTATTCAGGCATCTTTATCAGCAGAAGAAAAAGAACTCAATTTAGCTATATATGACATGGACGAAACACCTGTGCAAGTAGCTGTTGAGGATGCGGAAACCTTGCCGTTTTTTGGGGAAAGACGCGTTGTTATCATACGTAATCCGTATTTCTTAACTGCTGAAAAGAAAAAAGAAAAGCTTGAACATAATATTCAAGTCTTAGAACAATACATACAAACACCTTCTCCATTCACCATTGTTATTATTGTAGCCCCGTATGAGAAGCTTGATGAACGGAAAAAGATTGTTAAAGCTTTAAAGAAACAAGCTGTTTTGTATGAAGCGAAGCCGATGCAGGAACGTGATATGATTCATTGGGTAGAGGATAAGTTAAGTCATAACAATATACAAGCTGAAAAACAAGCGCTATCACTTTTACTTGAGATGACAGGTGGTGATATGGCGTTAATTGCAAATGAGGTCGATAAGCTTTCTTTATATTTAGGAGAACAAGGTATTTTAACGTCAAGCATTGTTAAGCAACTTGTAGCTCGAACTCTAGAGCAGGACATATTTACACTCATCAATGAAGTGGTACATCTCAGACTTCCTCATGCTTTAGAAATTTTTTATGATTTACTTCGCCGCAATGAAAAACCATTTATAATTTTACTCATGATTGCAGGGCAGTTTCGCTTAATTTTTCAAGTGAAGACATTAGCGAAAGCAGGATACGGACAAGCACAAATTGCTTCTAAGTTACGGGTGCATCCGTTTAGGGTCAAGCTAGCTGCCGAGCAAAGTCATCAATTCTCTGAACAACAATTACAGCAAATTATTCAGCATTTGGCAGAGGCAGACTATAATATGAAAACAGGTGCAATGGATGAACAAGTTATAGTAGAATTATTTTTAATGAAGCTTGCAAATAGAAGCGCAGTTAGCTAG
- the spoIIP gene encoding stage II sporulation protein P translates to MKHRLQSRLIWYDVSLTRGVFLIVIGMFFMISLASTMALVQLNQQIKPLKSIIHTISIDRFVQVVGLENRYLASQIPKREENSISDVLVEIATSINPKDPRSFLGNELPGFSLFDGKILVAGEGTDYTTMPYESAPPLEVIMAEREASLDAITPEPPPSQQPVTPSQTTDGKDVVFIYHTHTRESYFPHLKNVDTSNANNAFHDEVNVTAVGKKLQEELVERGIGTQLDTTDVMEQLLNKGWEYSSAYKQSRSVLEAALTKNRDIHYVIDIHRDGFRKDKTTVTINNKPYARLAFIVGGENPNYEKNTAIAKRLHELLEEKYPGLSRGIIEKAGQGTNGVFNQDLSNNALLVEFGGVDNNFEELYRSAEAFADVFSEFYWQAEMVYVPQNSDQSKS, encoded by the coding sequence ATGAAACATAGATTACAATCGCGGTTAATTTGGTATGATGTTAGCCTAACGAGAGGAGTTTTCCTCATCGTTATAGGTATGTTTTTTATGATTTCATTAGCAAGTACCATGGCGCTTGTTCAACTGAATCAGCAAATTAAGCCATTGAAATCGATCATCCATACGATTTCCATTGATCGGTTTGTGCAAGTAGTTGGCTTAGAAAATAGATATTTAGCTTCGCAAATTCCTAAGAGGGAAGAAAACTCTATTAGTGATGTGTTAGTAGAGATTGCTACTAGTATAAACCCAAAAGATCCTCGTAGCTTTCTTGGGAATGAATTACCTGGCTTTAGTTTGTTTGATGGAAAGATTCTTGTAGCTGGTGAAGGTACAGATTATACTACCATGCCATATGAATCAGCACCACCTTTAGAAGTAATTATGGCTGAACGTGAAGCGTCACTAGATGCGATTACACCAGAACCACCTCCATCTCAACAGCCAGTAACACCTAGTCAAACGACGGATGGGAAAGATGTCGTGTTTATATATCATACACATACGCGTGAATCGTACTTTCCACATTTGAAAAATGTTGATACTTCCAATGCCAATAATGCGTTTCATGATGAAGTGAATGTAACAGCAGTAGGGAAAAAGCTGCAAGAGGAGCTTGTTGAACGTGGAATTGGTACTCAATTAGATACAACAGATGTGATGGAGCAATTACTTAATAAAGGTTGGGAGTATTCGAGTGCATACAAGCAATCGAGGTCAGTGTTAGAGGCGGCCCTAACAAAAAACCGTGATATTCATTATGTTATTGATATTCATAGAGATGGATTTCGTAAAGATAAAACCACAGTTACAATCAATAATAAACCGTATGCTAGACTTGCTTTTATCGTAGGTGGGGAAAATCCGAATTATGAAAAGAATACTGCAATTGCAAAGAGGCTACATGAATTGTTAGAAGAAAAATATCCCGGGCTTAGCCGAGGAATTATTGAAAAAGCTGGACAAGGAACAAATGGTGTATTTAATCAAGATTTATCAAATAACGCGCTTTTAGTCGAATTTGGTGGCGTAGACAATAATTTTGAAGAATTGTATCGGTCAGCGGAAGCTTTTGCTGATGTATTTAGTGAGTTTTACTGGCAAGCCGAAATGGTATATGTACCACAAAATAGTGATCAAAGTAAAAGTTAA
- a CDS encoding YqzM family protein, which translates to MNEFEKNVQSKRNDAVDSGVGFIVSFGFFTTLFIIATVIKLLG; encoded by the coding sequence GTGAACGAATTTGAAAAAAATGTCCAAAGTAAACGAAATGACGCTGTAGATTCTGGTGTTGGTTTTATTGTATCATTCGGATTTTTCACAACGTTATTTATTATCGCAACTGTTATTAAACTTCTTGGTTAA
- the rpsT gene encoding 30S ribosomal protein S20 encodes MPNIKSAIKRTKQNNERRAHNTTVKSAMRTAVKNFEALVNTNDLENAKTAYVVAASKLDKAAQKGLIHKNMASRQKSRLAKKLNNPTV; translated from the coding sequence ATGCCAAATATTAAATCTGCTATTAAACGTACAAAGCAAAATAACGAGCGTCGTGCACATAACACTACTGTAAAGTCTGCTATGCGTACAGCTGTTAAAAACTTTGAAGCTTTAGTAAACACTAACGATTTAGAAAACGCAAAAACAGCTTACGTTGTTGCTGCTAGTAAGCTTGACAAAGCTGCACAAAAGGGCTTAATTCATAAAAACATGGCTAGTCGTCAAAAATCTCGTTTAGCTAAAAAATTGAACAACCCTACAGTATAA
- the hemW gene encoding radical SAM family heme chaperone HemW — MKGAYIHIPFCEHICHYCDFNKVFLHRQPVDDYLTSLEEEMKITLKTYPTKKLQSIYVGGGTPTALNTLQLERLLGIIKSNLLPLTDDNVEYTFEANPDGLDVEKVRVLKEGRVNRLSVGVQSFQVDELKQIGRTHTSEHVENIVSLLKEHEFNNINIDLMFGLPTQTLDSFKNSIERALSLQIQHVSAYSLIVEPKTVFYNLQNKGKLHLPPQEDEATMYEVLMEKLDENGLKQYEISNFALPGFESKHNLLYWGNEEYYGFGAGAHSYVNGKRKANIGPVQKYIDAVNHQQRFTSSEQVISKEEKMEEEMFLGLRKISGVSKKVFFERYNVTLDEVYSKQLEDLLDKGLIVNDVNHVALTSKGKLLGNEVFQSFLL; from the coding sequence GTGAAAGGAGCTTATATTCACATACCCTTTTGTGAACATATATGTCATTATTGCGACTTTAACAAGGTATTTTTACACAGACAACCAGTCGATGATTATTTAACTTCTCTAGAAGAAGAGATGAAAATTACTTTAAAAACATACCCTACAAAAAAGCTACAGTCTATTTATGTAGGAGGAGGCACGCCGACTGCTTTAAATACATTACAGCTTGAGCGTTTACTCGGCATAATAAAATCCAATTTACTTCCTTTAACGGATGATAATGTGGAATACACTTTTGAGGCAAATCCTGATGGTCTTGATGTTGAAAAGGTTCGAGTTTTAAAAGAGGGAAGAGTTAATCGACTTAGTGTGGGCGTTCAATCTTTTCAAGTGGATGAATTGAAGCAAATAGGGAGAACACATACAAGTGAACATGTTGAAAACATTGTTTCGCTCTTAAAAGAGCATGAATTTAACAATATTAATATCGATTTAATGTTTGGATTGCCTACCCAAACTCTAGATTCATTTAAGAATTCTATTGAACGTGCATTATCGTTGCAAATTCAACATGTTTCAGCTTATTCATTAATTGTTGAGCCGAAAACTGTTTTTTACAACTTGCAAAATAAAGGTAAGCTTCATCTACCGCCACAAGAAGATGAAGCAACAATGTATGAAGTTCTCATGGAAAAACTAGATGAGAATGGATTGAAGCAATATGAAATTAGTAACTTTGCTTTGCCAGGATTTGAATCAAAGCACAACTTATTGTACTGGGGAAATGAGGAGTATTATGGGTTTGGTGCTGGTGCTCATAGCTATGTTAATGGCAAGCGTAAAGCGAATATTGGACCAGTACAGAAATACATTGATGCAGTCAATCACCAGCAAAGGTTTACATCCTCGGAACAAGTGATTTCTAAAGAGGAAAAAATGGAAGAAGAAATGTTTCTTGGCTTACGAAAAATATCAGGAGTGTCGAAAAAAGTATTTTTTGAAAGATACAATGTAACTCTTGATGAAGTATATAGTAAACAGCTTGAAGATTTACTAGATAAAGGGCTTATAGTAAACGACGTAAATCATGTTGCCTTAACTTCAAAGGGAAAGTTACTTGGAAATGAAGTTTTTCAATCATTTTTACTATGA
- the gpr gene encoding GPR endopeptidase has protein sequence MSNQVDLSVYNVRTDLAIEAHEMAVDMKAKVSKQQTKAVEGVIIKERDEEGIKVSTVKITAEGANVIGKKEGNYLTLEVQGIRQQDTELQQKVEHVFAKEIRKFIQQLGINDNASCLIVGLGNWNVTPDALGPMAVENLLITKHLFDLQPERVDRDFRPVSAIAPGVMGITGIETSDIIRGVIDKSKPDFVIAIDALAARNLERVNSTIQVSDTGIHPGSGVGNKRKELSQETLGIPVIAIGIPTVVDAVAITSDTIDYILKHFGRETKEGQKPSNSLTPAGMTFGEKRVLTDEDLPDETEKQTYLGIIGTLTEQEKRRLIHEVLSPLGHNLMVTPKEVDTFIEDMANVVASGLNVALHREIDDDNYGMYTH, from the coding sequence TTGAGTAATCAAGTAGATCTAAGTGTTTATAATGTGCGAACTGATTTAGCGATCGAAGCCCATGAGATGGCTGTTGATATGAAAGCGAAAGTTAGTAAACAGCAAACAAAAGCAGTGGAAGGCGTCATTATTAAAGAGCGAGATGAAGAGGGTATTAAAGTCTCGACTGTGAAAATAACGGCTGAAGGTGCAAATGTTATTGGGAAAAAAGAAGGGAATTATTTAACACTAGAAGTACAAGGAATTCGACAACAAGATACAGAGCTTCAACAAAAAGTTGAGCATGTTTTTGCTAAAGAAATTAGAAAGTTTATTCAACAGCTTGGTATTAACGATAATGCGAGCTGTTTAATAGTGGGCTTAGGAAATTGGAACGTGACACCAGATGCTCTTGGCCCGATGGCTGTGGAAAATTTATTAATTACTAAGCACTTATTTGATTTGCAGCCTGAGCGAGTAGATCGAGATTTTCGACCAGTTAGTGCAATCGCTCCAGGTGTGATGGGTATTACAGGTATTGAAACAAGTGACATTATTAGAGGTGTTATTGATAAAAGTAAACCTGATTTTGTCATAGCTATTGATGCGTTAGCAGCTAGAAACCTTGAGAGAGTTAACTCAACTATCCAAGTGTCTGATACAGGGATACATCCCGGATCTGGAGTGGGCAATAAACGAAAAGAGCTTAGTCAAGAAACATTGGGGATTCCTGTTATCGCCATTGGTATTCCCACCGTTGTAGACGCTGTAGCTATTACTAGCGATACAATTGATTACATTTTAAAGCATTTTGGTAGAGAAACTAAGGAAGGTCAAAAGCCATCTAATTCTTTGACTCCAGCGGGAATGACGTTTGGTGAGAAGCGTGTGCTCACAGATGAAGATTTACCAGATGAAACAGAAAAGCAAACATATTTAGGAATCATAGGTACATTAACAGAGCAAGAAAAGCGGCGATTAATACACGAAGTCTTGTCACCACTTGGGCACAACTTAATGGTTACACCAAAAGAAGTGGATACATTTATTGAAGATATGGCAAATGTAGTTGCTTCTGGTCTTAATGTTGCGCTTCATCGGGAGATTGATGATGACAACTATGGTATGTATACGCATTAA
- the hrcA gene encoding heat-inducible transcriptional repressor HrcA: MLSERQLLILKVIIDDFIQSAQPVGSRVLSKKEDISFSSATIRNEMADLEDLGFLEKTHTSSGRVPSEKGYRFYVDNLLFQSQHLMNNDIVKLKSIFSERLFELEKLLQKSAQILSDITNYTAISLGPALKENKLRSLQIIPISKDTAVAIIVTDKGHVQNKTITFSQQINPAEVEKLVNILNEQLVGVPLVDLRDRMYLEVFKILKRHIHNYDSMLQAIVQTFDLDQAEKLFLSGKTNMLSQPEFHDVEKVRSLLRFIDREQDVYSLIRSNGAGIQIKIGRENNIQEIENCSLITATYSLGGDQLGTIALLGPTRMEYSRVVAMLKLLTTDLSKVFDDLYQSD, encoded by the coding sequence ATGCTTTCAGAACGACAACTGTTGATTTTGAAGGTTATTATTGATGATTTTATTCAGTCTGCTCAACCGGTGGGCTCGAGGGTTTTGTCTAAAAAAGAAGATATTAGTTTTAGTTCAGCTACAATTCGTAATGAAATGGCTGATCTGGAAGATCTTGGTTTTCTTGAAAAGACACACACATCATCAGGGCGAGTGCCTTCTGAAAAAGGCTATCGATTTTATGTTGATAACCTGCTTTTTCAATCGCAGCATCTAATGAATAATGATATTGTTAAGCTCAAGTCGATATTTTCAGAGCGCTTGTTTGAATTAGAGAAGCTTTTACAAAAATCAGCGCAAATTTTGTCGGATATAACGAATTATACTGCTATTTCGTTAGGTCCAGCTTTAAAAGAAAATAAGTTACGGAGTTTGCAAATTATTCCTATTAGTAAAGACACTGCTGTTGCGATCATTGTCACTGATAAGGGACATGTGCAAAACAAAACAATCACGTTTTCTCAGCAAATTAACCCAGCAGAGGTAGAAAAACTCGTTAATATACTAAATGAACAATTAGTGGGTGTACCGTTAGTTGATTTACGTGATCGAATGTACCTTGAGGTTTTCAAAATTTTAAAGCGACATATCCATAATTATGACAGTATGCTACAGGCAATTGTACAAACCTTTGATTTAGATCAAGCCGAAAAGCTATTTCTAAGTGGAAAAACAAACATGTTATCACAGCCGGAGTTTCATGACGTTGAAAAAGTGCGTTCGTTGCTTAGATTTATTGATCGAGAGCAGGATGTATATTCTTTAATACGATCCAATGGGGCAGGCATTCAGATAAAAATTGGTCGTGAAAACAATATTCAAGAAATTGAGAATTGCAGCTTAATTACTGCCACATATTCATTAGGTGGTGATCAGCTTGGGACTATTGCTTTGTTAGGTCCAACACGAATGGAATATTCTCGAGTTGTTGCAATGCTGAAGCTACTAACGACCGACTTATCGAAGGTATTTGACGATTTGTATCAAAGTGATTAG